The Bacillus rossius redtenbacheri isolate Brsri chromosome 5, Brsri_v3, whole genome shotgun sequence region GGACGTGGAGGCGCTGTCCGACCTGGAGGACGAGGAGGaccaagaggaggaggaggaggacgaggaggaggaggaggaggaggaagaggaggaggacctGGCGTACCCGGGCTTCGTGCCCGTCGCCCTGCGCTACCTGGACCAGAGCACGAGGCCCCGGAACTGGTGCCTGTGCATGATCACCAACCCATATCCTTTTCCTG contains the following coding sequences:
- the LOC134532352 gene encoding sodium/potassium/calcium exchanger 1-like produces the protein MSAHRYRPAESDVEALSDLEDEEDQEEEEEDEEEEEEEEEEEDLAYPGFVPVALRYLDQSTRPRNWCLCMITNPYPFPAEESRRRVLVAGAPWRPAPRRAGVPSLGTLYVLLTCTVWHDD